In Solimonas sp. K1W22B-7, the DNA window CGCGCCTGCAGTTTTTCCAGCAGGCCCAGCCATTCGCCGTCCTGCTGCAGGCGCTGGTCGAACAGATCGCCCTGGTGCAGGTCGGGCACCAGGAAGCGCTCGGCGCGCAGGGTCAGCGCCAGCGACGGCGCCGGCAGCGCCAGGCGTTCGAGCCGCTCGCGCACGATCACCAGGAAATGCGCGGCATCGCGTGCGGCGGCGGTCAGGCGCAGGTCCATGCGCGTGCGGGGGTGACCCTCGTGCTCGAACTCGATGACGAAGTGCTGCACCGCGCTGTCGCGGGCGCGCAGGTAGCCCTGGAACTCGGTCAGCGCGCGGCGGATCGGGAACAGCAGGCCCTCGGTGCTTTCGATGGCGCCGAGGAATTCCATGCGGCGGCGATAGACCCGCGGCGGCAGGTAGCGCTCGCGCACATCGGCGCGCTGGCCCAGCAGGCGCTGCAGGTAGTCCGGCAGTGCCGGTCCGAAGCGGCGGGCGAGACCGTCGGCCGGCAGGCTCAACAGTTCCGCCAGGGTCTTCACGCCGCTGCCGGCCAAGCCGTCCACGGCCTCGGGGAAGGGCAGCCAGCGCAGCGGGTAGAAACCCAGGCGCGAGGACAGCTCGCGCCAGTTCAGGATCGGGCCGTCTTCGGCATGGGCATTCCAGGCCGCGGCCTCCGGCGTGGGGGCGATGCCGATGCCGGCGCTGTAGCCCAGGCCCTGCAGAGAGGTCTGCAGGCGCGGCAGCAGGGAATCCAGGCCGCCGAAGTACTTCAGGCTGGCGCCGATCTCCAGCCACAGCAGCTGGCGGTGGTGGTCGAAGAACAGCTCGCTGCCGAACTGCCGCGCCCAGTCGGCGAGGTGCTGCAGGGCCTGCTTCTCGGCGCGCGGCTGGCGTTCCACCGTGCGCAGCGCCGGCAGCAGGGCCTGCGCGGCGGTGAGCGCCATGCCGGTTTCGATGCGCTGGCGCTCGGCGGCCGCGTTGACCGCGACCAGGAAGCGCTTGTTGCCACGGCGTTCGAAGACCGCGAGGGGCACGTCAGGCGGCGGGCTGAGCGCCTCCAGTGGCAGGGCTGGCAGGTACAGGCAGAGCCATAGCATCGCAGGGCATCCGCTCAGGGTGAGGTGAGGGCTGCACGGCGGACGGGGGGTATCGCGGGAACCAGAGGGCCCAACGACCGCGGAGGAGTCGGTCGCCGGAAAGGGTCCACCTGCAACACGCCCGGCCGTCCGCCGCGCGCCTTCAGCAAATCGATCCGCAGCTTGCCGTTCTGCGGAGTCAGTGCCATGCGCACCGCCGCCGTCGAGGACTCGGCGATTGCGGACATGGGACGAAAAAGAAAGAGGAGCGCCTGGCTGGCCTCGGCCGCGAGCTGCAGGCGGCGCAGCTCCAGCGGATCGACACTGGCATTCCAGTACAGCACCGCGCTGACCGCGCCGCTGCGCAGGCTCTGCTCGGCGGCCCACTGAGCATCGTCGCCGGCGGCGTCGATCCAGGCGATGCGCTCCAGCGGCAGCCCGCTCTGCGCCAGCGCCGGGGCATAGGGCAGGAACGGCGGCTGCACGAAGGCCACGCGCTTTTCGGTGGCCAGGCGCCGCAGCGCCGGCAGCAGCAGCGAGACTTCGCCGATGCCGGGCACGGGCGTGAGGATTTCCACCAGACTGCCGCGCGGCCAGCCGTGGCCGGGCAGCTGGCGGTCCAGCGCCAGGTGGCCGCTGGCCACGGCGGGGACGGGGGCGGTTTCGACGCCGACCCAGACGCCGCGGACCTGCCGCAGGGGATCCAGACGCGGATTCATCAGGAGGTCTCGCGGTTCTGGCGGATGAGGCCGGCGAACAGGCCGATGATCTCGCAGCGCTGCCGGCCCAGGTCGATCACGATGGGCGCGTAGGTCTGCTGGTCGTCGTTCTCCGACAGCAGGGTCACCATCTGGCCTTGCTGGCGGTAGCGCTTCAGCGTCAGCGTCGGCTCGCCGGTCAGGCGGTCCTCGATGGAGACGGCGACGATCTGCTGGTTGCGCGCCGTGGCCTGCTGGTGGATGCCGACCAGGTCGCCGGGCAGGATGTGCGCGCGCTCCATCGAGCGGCCCTGCACGCGGTAGAGGAAGTCGGCGCGCGGCTGGAACAGGGCGGGGTCCACGCGCAGCTGTTCCTCGACCTGATCCGGCGCCAGCACCGGCTGGCCGGCGGCGATGCGGCCCACCAGGGGCAGGCGCCAGGGGTCATTGGCAGCCAGCGCGGCATCGTCCAGGATACGGATGCCGCGCGAGGTGTCGGGCAGCAGTTCGATCAGGCCCTTGCCGGCCAGCGCACGCAGGTGCTGGTCGGCGGTCTGGCGGGTGATGCCCAGGGCAGAGGCGATGTCCCCCCGCGTCGGCGGCAGGCCCGCATCCCGCGCAAAGCGCAGGATGAAATCCATCAGGTCCTGCTGTCTGGGGGGGAGCTTGTTCATGGGCTCAACGATATACCTGACAGGCGTCAGGCATCAAGGCCGCTCCCCGGAAAAATCCTTATGCAGCGCGACTAGCCCTTGATTCAAGGGCGGATTTTTCATCGTCCTGTCCCATTGCCTCCCTAGGCTGGCCTCATCCGACTTTCATGGAGAGGCCATGTCCCGTTCATATTCCCTGGCCGCCGGCCTGCTGCTGGTGGCCGCACTGACGGCTTGCGGCCGTTCGGAGGCCCCTGCGGCCACCGAGCCGGGTTCCGGCCCCACCGAACCGGCGCCGCGCGTCATGCGCTGCCCGCCGGCACCGGGCGCACAGGACGTCGCGGCGCAGCCCGCCGGCAACTGCGGCGAGAACGCCGGGGCGCGCACATGAGCGGCATGGACCGTCGCCGCTTCCTGCAACTCACTGGCGGTGCCGCCGTGGGCACGCTGTTCCCGCAGATCCTGGCCGAGGCCTTGTCGATTCCCGCGGCCAAGCGCAGCGGCACCATCCATGACGTGGAGCACGTGGTGATCCTGATGCAGGAGAACCGCGGCTTCGATCATTATTTCGGCACGATGCGCGGCGTGCGCGGCTACGGCGACCGTTTCACCGTGCCGCAGAGCGGCGGACGCACGGTCTGGGACCAGCGCAACCTCGCCGGGCAGATCATCCGGCCGTATCACCTCGACAGCAGCATCGGCAACGCGCAGCGCGTGGACGGTACGCCGCATGGCTGGTCCGACGCGGTGCCGGCCTGGAACAAGGGCCGCTTCGGGCGCTGGCCCACGTTCAAGCAGAACCAGTCGATGGGTTATTACCGCGAGGCCGAGTTGCCGTTCCAGTTCGCGCTCGCCAATGCCTTCACGATCTGCGACGCCTATCACTGCGCCTACATGGGCAACACCAATCCCAACCGCCTGTTCATGTTCACCGGCTGGAACGATCCCCTGGGCACCGGCGGCGGCCCGCGGCTGTACAACGACAACGACGACCTCGGCCCCTCCTCGGAAGGTTTCACCTGGACCACCTATGCCGAGCGCCTGCAGGCGGCCGGCGTGTCCTGGAAGGTCTACCAGGACATGGACGACAACTTCACCGACAACTCGCTGGAGGGTTTCCGCAATTTCCGTCTTGCCTACGAGAACCGCGAGAGTGAGCCGAACAACCCGCTGCTGCTGCGCGGCCTGAGTACGACGATGCCTGCGGGGACCTTCGACGGCCTGCGCAACGACGTGCTCGCCAACCGCCTGCCGCAGGTGTCCTACGTCGTCGCGCCCGCCGCGTACTCCGAGCACACCGGGCCGTCGAGCCCGGTGCAGGGGGGCTGGTTCATCCAGGAGACGATCCGCGCGCTGATCGCCGACCCGGCGGTGTGGAGCAAGACCGTGCTGCTGGTGATGTTCGACGAGAACGACGGTTTCTTCGACCACGTGCCGGCGCCGGCCGCGCCTTCCTACCTGCTGGGTGGCCAGGCCACGGGCGCGCTGGCCGGCGCCTCCACTGCCGACGACACCGGCGAGCGCTATGTCACCGGCCCCAACTCGCGCGATCCGAGCTTTGTCGGCAGCAGTTTCGGTCCCGGCCCGCGCGTGCCGATGTACATCATTTCGCCCTGGAGCCGCGGTGGCTGGGTCAACTCGCAGTGCTTCGATCACACCTCGATCGTCCGCTTTCTCGAAGAGCGCTTCGGCGTCGCCGAGCCCAACATCACGCCCTATCGCCGTGCCTTCCTCGGCGATCTCAGTTCCTGCTTCAACTTCGCCAACCCCAACGACGAGGTCTTTCCCGCGCTGCCGCAGACCACGCGCGAAGCGGCCGAAGCGCTGCGCCAGGCGCAGGAACAGCTGGCGCAGATTCCGGCGCCCACCGGCGACGCCGGCACGCTGCCGCAGCAGGAACCCGGCGTGCGCTACTCGCGCGCGCTGCCTTACGAGTTGCACGTCGAGTCACGCCGCAGCGCGCTGGGCGGGATGGAGCTGTTCTTCAGCAACACCGGCAATGCCGGTGCCGTGTTCCATGTCTACGACATGAACGATCTGGACGGCGTGCCGCATCGCTACGCGGTGGAACCGGGCAAGCAGCTGAGCCATGCCTGGAGTGCGGGCCTGTCGGGCAGCCATGACCTCTGGGTGCTGGGGCCCAATGGCTTCCATCGCCGTTTCAGCGGTGCCGGCGCACTGTCTTCCGCCGCGATACCCGAGGTCCGCGTCTGCTACGACATCGCCAATGGCGACATCAGTCTCAAGCTGCGCAACGAGGGCACGGCGGCCTGCACGTTCCGTGTCGCGGCCAATGCCTACCGCAGCGATGGTCCCTGGACGTTTACGGTGAATCCCGGCCAGGAGATCGAGCACTTCTGGGCGCTGGGCACGAGTGGCGCCTGGTATGACCTCAGCGTGACGGTGGAGGGGGACGGCAGCTTCCTGCGGCGTGTGGCGGGGCGTGTGGAGACCGGGCGGCATTCGGTCAGTGATCCAGCAATGGCGACAAGGTGATTCGAGCGACCTGCGGTCTTTAACCCGCCCCGGACTGCAACTCGCGCACCACCTCAACGAAGGCTCCGACCAGCTGTGTATCGAGCCGTTCCTTCAGGCAGATCACCTGGGCGTTGGTGGTGATCTCGACGTCGCTGATCGGCAGCAGCTTGATGCGCGGGTCCGGTACGTGCTCGCGCGCGGAAACAAAGGAGATGCCGAGTCCCTGGGCGACCGCTTCGCGGATCGCCTCGCGGCTGCCGATCTGCATCGCCACCCTGACCGCGACATTGCGCTCCAGCAGGGCCTGCTCGAACAATCGCCGCGTGGTGGAGCCGCGCTCGCGGAAGATCAGCGGCTGGCCGGCCAGCTGTTCCAGGCGCAGGCTGGCGTGGCGCGCCAGGGGATGACCGGCCGGGAGGATCAGCATCACCGGGTGCTCGCGGTAGGGGAACACCGCCAGTTCCTCATGGGCGTCGAGCTGCGCCAGCACGCCGATCTCGCATTCGTAGCGCAGCACCTTCTCCAGCACTTCCTTCGAGTCGCCGAGCATCATCTCCACCGTCACCGAGGGATAGCGGCGATGAAAGGCGGCCAGCATCTCCACCGCGTGGAAGGGGCCGACGGCGGCCACGCGCAGCAGGCCGCTGCGTAGCGCCCCGGCCTCCGCCAGCAGCGTGTAGGCCTCGCTTTCGGCGTCGAAGTAGCGATTGGTGACCCGCAGCAGCCGCTCGCCGAGTTCGGTAGGGCGCACCTCGCGGCCCTGGCGCAGGAACAGGCGCACGCCGAAACGCTCCTCCAGTTCCTTGACCAGGGTCGAGACGCTGGGCTGCGAGACGCCGAGCTGGCGTGCGGCGGCGGAGAAGCCGTGCTGGCGCGCGACGGCGTGGAAGGCGCGTAGATGACTGTGACCTATAGGCATGGATTATAGTTTAGTACGGATTTACCAATAAATCCGATAGAACGCCTGTCATCGTCGATGCCTAGGATGTCGCTCCATCACACCGAGGGCGCGGCTGCGCCGGCAGATGGAAACCATGGGAACTCTCTCGACAACACCCGCGCTTAGCGGCGAGCTGGCGCAGCGGCTGCGCCTGCCGGCCACGGCCTGGCTGCCGGCGCAACCGGTGCCGGTGCGCTTCGGCGCCGGGGTGTTCGCCGAGCTGGGGCAACAGC includes these proteins:
- a CDS encoding LysR substrate-binding domain-containing protein, whose protein sequence is MPIGHSHLRAFHAVARQHGFSAAARQLGVSQPSVSTLVKELEERFGVRLFLRQGREVRPTELGERLLRVTNRYFDAESEAYTLLAEAGALRSGLLRVAAVGPFHAVEMLAAFHRRYPSVTVEMMLGDSKEVLEKVLRYECEIGVLAQLDAHEELAVFPYREHPVMLILPAGHPLARHASLRLEQLAGQPLIFRERGSTTRRLFEQALLERNVAVRVAMQIGSREAIREAVAQGLGISFVSAREHVPDPRIKLLPISDVEITTNAQVICLKERLDTQLVGAFVEVVRELQSGAG
- a CDS encoding phosphocholine-specific phospholipase C codes for the protein MSGMDRRRFLQLTGGAAVGTLFPQILAEALSIPAAKRSGTIHDVEHVVILMQENRGFDHYFGTMRGVRGYGDRFTVPQSGGRTVWDQRNLAGQIIRPYHLDSSIGNAQRVDGTPHGWSDAVPAWNKGRFGRWPTFKQNQSMGYYREAELPFQFALANAFTICDAYHCAYMGNTNPNRLFMFTGWNDPLGTGGGPRLYNDNDDLGPSSEGFTWTTYAERLQAAGVSWKVYQDMDDNFTDNSLEGFRNFRLAYENRESEPNNPLLLRGLSTTMPAGTFDGLRNDVLANRLPQVSYVVAPAAYSEHTGPSSPVQGGWFIQETIRALIADPAVWSKTVLLVMFDENDGFFDHVPAPAAPSYLLGGQATGALAGASTADDTGERYVTGPNSRDPSFVGSSFGPGPRVPMYIISPWSRGGWVNSQCFDHTSIVRFLEERFGVAEPNITPYRRAFLGDLSSCFNFANPNDEVFPALPQTTREAAEALRQAQEQLAQIPAPTGDAGTLPQQEPGVRYSRALPYELHVESRRSALGGMELFFSNTGNAGAVFHVYDMNDLDGVPHRYAVEPGKQLSHAWSAGLSGSHDLWVLGPNGFHRRFSGAGALSSAAIPEVRVCYDIANGDISLKLRNEGTAACTFRVAANAYRSDGPWTFTVNPGQEIEHFWALGTSGAWYDLSVTVEGDGSFLRRVAGRVETGRHSVSDPAMATR
- the lexA gene encoding transcriptional repressor LexA, whose translation is MNKLPPRQQDLMDFILRFARDAGLPPTRGDIASALGITRQTADQHLRALAGKGLIELLPDTSRGIRILDDAALAANDPWRLPLVGRIAAGQPVLAPDQVEEQLRVDPALFQPRADFLYRVQGRSMERAHILPGDLVGIHQQATARNQQIVAVSIEDRLTGEPTLTLKRYRQQGQMVTLLSENDDQQTYAPIVIDLGRQRCEIIGLFAGLIRQNRETS
- the imuA gene encoding translesion DNA synthesis-associated protein ImuA is translated as MNPRLDPLRQVRGVWVGVETAPVPAVASGHLALDRQLPGHGWPRGSLVEILTPVPGIGEVSLLLPALRRLATEKRVAFVQPPFLPYAPALAQSGLPLERIAWIDAAGDDAQWAAEQSLRSGAVSAVLYWNASVDPLELRRLQLAAEASQALLFLFRPMSAIAESSTAAVRMALTPQNGKLRIDLLKARGGRPGVLQVDPFRRPTPPRSLGPLVPAIPPVRRAALTSP
- a CDS encoding Y-family DNA polymerase, coding for MLWLCLYLPALPLEALSPPPDVPLAVFERRGNKRFLVAVNAAAERQRIETGMALTAAQALLPALRTVERQPRAEKQALQHLADWARQFGSELFFDHHRQLLWLEIGASLKYFGGLDSLLPRLQTSLQGLGYSAGIGIAPTPEAAAWNAHAEDGPILNWRELSSRLGFYPLRWLPFPEAVDGLAGSGVKTLAELLSLPADGLARRFGPALPDYLQRLLGQRADVRERYLPPRVYRRRMEFLGAIESTEGLLFPIRRALTEFQGYLRARDSAVQHFVIEFEHEGHPRTRMDLRLTAAARDAAHFLVIVRERLERLALPAPSLALTLRAERFLVPDLHQGDLFDQRLQQDGEWLGLLEKLQARLGSDAIRFLGLRAEHLPERSWHAARQPQPGKADFPPRPFWLLARPQALQHPPRLRGRPERIEGGWWDGADAQRDYFLAESDSGSQLWVYRDALNGNWFMHGLWA